In Alkalihalobacillus sp. FSL W8-0930, a single window of DNA contains:
- a CDS encoding sugar ABC transporter permease, translated as MNKKSWKNELRPLPFILPFFIVYVAFTVFPIFKGMQMSFFNWTLIEQQDFIGLAHYQNVLTDPNFWEAFGNTTLFVVLSTPTMVILALFLALLANLNTRFRTLIRGAFFIPSILSVSVISYVAIFMLQPYTGVVNNLIQAFGIDQEPFWLAEPSLAWVSIIGVTLWWTVGFNMILFLTSLQNIPDDLYEAAEVDGATRMMMFWKITLPQLLPITRVILLLQVLASFKVFGQILLITGGGPGTSTRPIILYIYEMGFERYDLGYAAAMSYLLFVVLLLLSLVQLRLGGKGGRMI; from the coding sequence TTGAACAAGAAATCATGGAAAAACGAATTACGTCCGCTCCCTTTTATTCTTCCTTTCTTTATTGTGTATGTTGCATTTACGGTCTTTCCCATCTTTAAAGGGATGCAGATGAGCTTCTTTAACTGGACACTCATTGAGCAACAGGATTTTATTGGACTCGCACATTATCAGAATGTCTTAACGGATCCGAACTTCTGGGAAGCTTTTGGTAATACCACGCTGTTTGTGGTTTTGTCTACACCAACGATGGTGATCTTAGCCTTATTTCTAGCCTTGCTTGCGAATTTAAATACACGGTTTCGTACATTAATACGTGGGGCCTTTTTTATCCCTAGTATTCTATCAGTCTCTGTTATTTCGTATGTGGCCATCTTCATGCTACAGCCTTATACAGGTGTAGTGAACAACTTAATCCAAGCCTTTGGCATTGATCAGGAGCCTTTTTGGCTTGCAGAGCCATCCCTTGCTTGGGTTAGTATTATTGGCGTGACGTTATGGTGGACGGTCGGGTTTAATATGATTCTATTCCTAACCTCCCTGCAGAATATCCCGGATGATTTATATGAAGCAGCTGAAGTAGATGGTGCTACTCGAATGATGATGTTTTGGAAAATTACGTTACCACAGCTCCTTCCAATTACTCGAGTGATCTTATTACTTCAGGTACTGGCATCCTTTAAGGTATTTGGACAAATTCTTTTAATTACAGGAGGAGGACCTGGTACATCAACACGACCAATCATTCTGTACATCTACGAAATGGGCTTTGAGAGATATGACCTTGGATATGCGGCTGCCATGTCGTACTTGCTGTTTGTTGTCCTACTCCTTCTCTCATTAGTTCAACTACGCCTGGGCGGTAAAGGAGGACGAATGATATGA